The following are encoded together in the Pleurocapsa sp. FMAR1 genome:
- a CDS encoding Nif11-like leader peptide family RiPP precursor, which translates to MSQQNALAFFTHVEQNPTLKQKVQTAPSKEELFNIAQEAGYSFSADDLKAISQESESEELNEQELEAVAGGTVKDIASAIVDTAKDVFDALW; encoded by the coding sequence ATGTCACAACAAAATGCTTTGGCATTCTTCACTCATGTAGAGCAAAATCCAACTTTAAAGCAAAAAGTACAGACAGCACCTAGCAAGGAAGAACTATTTAATATTGCTCAAGAAGCTGGTTATAGTTTTTCTGCTGATGACCTTAAAGCAATCTCTCAAGAATCTGAATCGGAGGAATTAAATGAACAAGAATTAGAAGCAGTAGCTGGAGGTACTGTAAAAGATATTGCAAGCGCAATTGTAGATACCGCCAAAGACGTTTTTGACGCACTTTGGTAA
- a CDS encoding response regulator transcription factor — protein MSKVLVIEDEAQTREIFLDCLEAEGFEGIEAKNGRIGVEKAREQSPDLVVCDILLPELNGYEVLKTLRQNPITATIPFIFLTGKAGKAELRQGMQMGADDYLTKPSTAEEFLDAIATQLAKREALKQLYAAQFQQLTSEVEADSNSILPSTPNPQLQEIFDYIEAHYHESISLIDVATSVGYSSAYLTDLVKRQTGTSINRWIIKRRLAAAEALLQETNYSIEQIAEEIGYLNPGHFFRQFRKYVGTTPKVWRKAHRGY, from the coding sequence ATGAGTAAGGTTTTAGTAATCGAAGATGAAGCCCAAACCAGAGAAATCTTTTTAGACTGCTTAGAAGCAGAAGGTTTTGAAGGGATTGAAGCAAAAAATGGTCGCATTGGAGTGGAAAAAGCACGAGAACAATCACCTGATTTGGTAGTTTGCGATATTCTTCTACCCGAACTAAACGGTTATGAGGTGCTTAAAACCTTACGTCAAAATCCCATAACTGCAACTATTCCCTTTATTTTTTTAACGGGTAAAGCTGGCAAAGCCGAACTAAGACAGGGGATGCAAATGGGTGCAGACGACTATCTAACTAAACCCTCTACCGCCGAAGAATTTTTAGACGCGATCGCCACCCAGCTAGCCAAGCGCGAAGCACTTAAACAATTATACGCTGCCCAATTTCAACAGTTAACCTCCGAAGTTGAAGCTGACTCTAACTCGATTCTGCCATCTACACCCAATCCACAACTGCAAGAAATTTTTGATTATATCGAAGCTCATTATCATGAATCTATTAGCTTGATTGATGTAGCGACATCGGTGGGTTACTCTTCAGCCTATTTAACCGATTTAGTTAAACGCCAGACAGGAACATCCATCAACCGCTGGATCATCAAGCGTCGTCTCGCTGCTGCCGAAGCTTTACTTCAAGAAACCAACTATTCAATCGAACAAATTGCTGAAGAAATTGGTTATCTCAATCCTGGTCACTTTTTCCGCCAGTTTCGTAAATATGTCGGAACTACACCGAAAGTTTGGCGTAAAGCTCATCGGGGTTATTGA
- a CDS encoding Nif11-like leader peptide family natural product precursor, with product MSKANLEQLRQEVAQYPALQERLNQASDNDSLIALITEVGQEKGYSFTRQEVEEYINEMNTSQEISEEQLEAIAGGAAKADGWVNVIACF from the coding sequence ATGTCTAAAGCTAACTTAGAACAATTACGTCAAGAAGTAGCACAATATCCTGCTTTGCAAGAACGATTAAACCAAGCAAGTGATAATGATAGCTTGATTGCTCTAATTACTGAAGTAGGTCAAGAAAAAGGATACAGCTTCACTCGACAAGAGGTCGAAGAGTATATTAATGAAATGAATACTTCCCAAGAAATTAGTGAAGAGCAATTAGAAGCTATTGCTGGAGGAGCAGCGAAAGCTGATGGCTGGGTTAATGTTATTGCTTGTTTTTAG
- a CDS encoding response regulator, which yields MNKILIIEDERETRDMFIEALTEEGFETIGAKNGRVGIQKTQKYLPDLIICDVTMPELNGYQVLTTLRQNPRTAAIPFIFMSALSDEAERHEAMRLGANDYLTKPCTVEKLLQAIAKFFNSIDRQRI from the coding sequence ATGAACAAAATTTTAATAATCGAAGATGAACGAGAAACCAGAGATATGTTCATAGAAGCACTGACAGAAGAAGGGTTTGAAACGATTGGCGCGAAAAATGGTCGAGTGGGAATTCAAAAAACACAAAAATATCTTCCAGATTTAATTATTTGTGATGTGACTATGCCTGAACTGAACGGTTATCAAGTTTTGACTACTTTACGTCAAAATCCTCGCACGGCAGCGATTCCTTTCATTTTTATGTCCGCTTTATCTGACGAAGCAGAACGTCATGAAGCAATGCGACTGGGAGCAAATGACTATTTAACCAAACCCTGTACGGTAGAGAAATTACTACAGGCGATTGCCAAATTTTTTAATTCCATTGACAGACAACGAATCTAA
- a CDS encoding Uma2 family endonuclease, which translates to MTLTTNQPQQKLTFAQFLEQLPDEGRYELVDGEIMRILPTRMHENVAEFISDSLKAEVRRLNLNYRVSGRIMVRTLNAEENEQGRHPDVSVVDKTLWDSNLSAHSALLEPLQLAVEVVSTNWEDDYVDKLDEYQRLGIAEYWVVDYLAIASRSYLGNPKQPTVFVYLLDNNKVYQSKAYRGTDKIVSRTFPELNLTVEQIWTA; encoded by the coding sequence ATGACATTAACCACTAATCAACCCCAACAAAAGCTTACTTTTGCTCAATTTTTAGAACAGCTCCCTGACGAAGGACGTTATGAGTTAGTCGATGGCGAAATAATGAGAATATTACCCACCAGGATGCATGAAAATGTTGCAGAGTTTATTAGCGACTCATTAAAAGCAGAAGTCAGGCGATTAAACCTTAACTATAGAGTCTCAGGTAGAATTATGGTAAGGACTCTAAATGCTGAGGAAAATGAACAAGGTCGTCATCCTGATGTTAGTGTAGTGGATAAGACTTTATGGGATTCAAATCTTTCTGCTCATTCTGCTCTACTCGAACCACTTCAATTAGCTGTGGAGGTAGTATCTACTAACTGGGAAGATGATTACGTGGATAAACTGGATGAATATCAGCGTCTTGGTATTGCTGAATATTGGGTTGTTGATTATTTAGCGATCGCCAGTCGTAGTTATCTTGGTAATCCTAAACAGCCTACGGTGTTTGTTTATCTGCTTGATAATAATAAGGTTTATCAATCAAAGGCTTACCGAGGTACTGATAAAATTGTTTCTCGTACTTTTCCAGAATTAAATCTTACTGTCGAGCAAATTTGGACTGCGTAA
- a CDS encoding S8 family serine peptidase — protein MSNENIDNTNFSNTDSVILGTSEAETKIATSNDDPVLGFAGDDILIGKDGNDSLFGGAGNDSLASGRGNNLLLGNEGSDHLVVSVSRQEQAGNNTLNGGEGDDWLSSGDGNDLLAGEAGKDIVLGYGGNDNIEGGNGNDGLNGGKGNDYLNGGEGNDQVEGGDDNDLLFGGTGSDLLRGLEGNDNLTGDEGNDYFALVPNTGQDTVLDFEDGKDRFVLTPTPRFGEQFSFEQLSITQGDEGTIISLADTNEILATVKNVSADKINKDDFINSSEIENQFNILNEDTTTGLPSSASEEQNESVAEEQSIPEADTDSESVVSVTSQGVEVMNVEEARNKFGVDGSGVTVGLSSNSYDRFFDTEITADDDVISGDLPGEQNPDGYNDTVHILDDSADNSLALSAPSLALNDEGRAMIQLVHDVAPGANIIFRTGFNGADDFAQGIDELVAADADIIIDDVIYTEEPFFQNGVVAQAAERAVESGVAYFASAGNYGDSSYEAEFRPVQSSEQSIKGLENYTFHDFNPDAEIDVFQDFTLDPGASTSLSFQWDEPFASAGGKGANGDLDVFVLDAENNIVAFGAESNIGSDAVEIIDFTNSTEQPGEYKLAIGQNTIAGGSPPNRIKYVDFAFGTAEAEYATQGSTIFSHRNVSGVETVGASLYQTPEELEFFSSVGTTPILFDSEGNRLTEPEFRQKPDLVAPDGINTTFFGQDIEEDGSPNFFGTSAASPHAAGVAALLLEANPEATPEEIYQALEQTAVDIEYPTASNQSGVGYDEGSGYGLIQADLALETFANNNEII, from the coding sequence ATGAGTAATGAAAATATAGACAATACCAACTTCTCTAATACAGATTCAGTTATTCTTGGTACTTCAGAAGCTGAAACAAAGATTGCCACCTCAAATGACGATCCTGTTCTGGGGTTTGCTGGTGATGATATTCTAATTGGCAAAGATGGTAATGATTCTCTCTTTGGCGGAGCAGGTAATGATAGTCTCGCAAGTGGTCGAGGTAATAATTTGCTTCTCGGTAACGAAGGTAGCGACCATTTAGTAGTCAGTGTTTCTCGTCAAGAACAAGCTGGGAACAATACTCTCAATGGAGGAGAAGGCGACGATTGGCTTTCTAGTGGTGATGGTAACGATCTTCTAGCAGGAGAAGCTGGCAAAGATATTGTTCTGGGCTATGGTGGCAACGATAATATTGAAGGCGGTAATGGTAATGACGGATTAAACGGCGGTAAAGGTAACGATTATCTTAATGGTGGAGAAGGGAATGACCAAGTAGAAGGCGGTGACGATAACGATCTGCTTTTTGGCGGTACGGGTAGCGACTTGCTCAGAGGTTTAGAAGGTAATGATAATCTTACCGGAGACGAAGGAAATGATTACTTTGCCCTTGTTCCTAATACTGGACAGGATACTGTTTTAGATTTTGAAGATGGTAAAGATCGATTTGTATTGACTCCTACTCCCAGATTTGGCGAACAGTTTTCTTTTGAACAGCTAAGTATAACTCAGGGAGATGAAGGAACTATTATTTCCTTAGCAGATACAAATGAGATATTAGCAACAGTTAAAAATGTATCAGCAGACAAAATTAATAAGGACGATTTTATTAATTCATCAGAAATAGAAAACCAATTCAATATTCTCAACGAAGATACTACTACAGGCTTACCGTCGTCAGCTTCCGAAGAACAAAATGAATCGGTAGCTGAAGAACAATCTATACCTGAAGCAGATACAGATAGTGAATCTGTTGTCTCGGTTACGAGCCAGGGTGTAGAAGTAATGAATGTTGAAGAAGCCAGAAATAAATTTGGTGTAGACGGCAGCGGAGTTACTGTTGGTCTATCGTCTAATAGCTACGATCGCTTTTTTGATACTGAGATTACTGCCGATGACGATGTGATTTCAGGAGACTTACCAGGAGAACAAAACCCTGATGGATACAATGATACAGTCCATATATTAGACGATTCGGCTGATAATTCTTTGGCTTTGAGTGCGCCAAGCCTTGCTTTAAATGATGAAGGTAGGGCAATGATCCAGCTAGTTCATGACGTTGCACCAGGGGCAAATATTATTTTTAGAACAGGCTTTAATGGAGCAGATGATTTCGCTCAAGGGATTGATGAATTAGTAGCTGCTGATGCGGACATTATTATTGATGATGTTATTTATACAGAAGAACCTTTCTTTCAAAATGGAGTAGTAGCTCAAGCAGCAGAGCGAGCAGTTGAATCTGGAGTTGCTTACTTTGCATCAGCAGGTAATTATGGTGATAGCTCCTATGAAGCTGAATTTCGACCCGTACAATCGTCCGAGCAATCTATTAAAGGACTTGAGAATTATACATTTCATGATTTCAATCCAGATGCAGAAATAGACGTTTTTCAAGACTTTACTCTAGATCCTGGAGCATCAACTTCTCTTTCTTTCCAATGGGATGAACCTTTTGCTTCTGCGGGGGGTAAAGGTGCAAACGGAGATCTAGATGTTTTTGTTTTAGATGCTGAAAACAATATTGTCGCTTTTGGTGCAGAGTCGAATATAGGTAGTGATGCAGTAGAGATAATTGACTTTACTAACTCTACAGAACAACCAGGAGAATATAAACTTGCGATCGGTCAAAATACTATTGCAGGAGGTTCTCCGCCAAATCGGATTAAATATGTTGATTTTGCTTTCGGAACTGCTGAAGCTGAATATGCTACTCAAGGTTCTACAATTTTCTCACATCGTAATGTATCTGGTGTGGAAACAGTAGGAGCATCTTTGTATCAAACCCCTGAAGAATTAGAATTCTTTTCTTCTGTAGGCACAACACCAATTTTATTCGACAGTGAAGGAAATCGCTTGACAGAGCCAGAATTCCGCCAAAAACCAGATCTTGTTGCTCCTGACGGCATAAATACGACTTTCTTTGGTCAAGATATAGAAGAAGATGGATCGCCTAATTTCTTTGGCACATCAGCAGCTTCTCCACACGCAGCAGGGGTAGCAGCTTTACTATTAGAAGCTAATCCTGAAGCTACACCAGAAGAAATTTATCAAGCCTTAGAACAAACAGCAGTCGACATAGAGTATCCTACTGCTTCAAATCAATCTGGTGTTGGATATGATGAGGGAAGTGGCTATGGCTTAATTCAAGCCGATCTTGCTCTAGAAACATTTGCCAACAATAACGAAATAATCTAG